Within the Mastacembelus armatus chromosome 23, fMasArm1.2, whole genome shotgun sequence genome, the region AAATCTAAGATGTGACACTTAAAGTTGAACTTACTGAGATTATGTATGAACCTATGACTTACAAGTGAATAATTATAAATCTGTAAAAATGTGAGACTGATCTCACCGTTCATTGATAGAGGTTAATGTTCTTGACGGTGTTCAAAGCAAACAGCCACCTTAGTGTGTCAAATGTCACATCTCCACATGAATATTCTAATAACTCTCCTGGAATATATATCTTGGATTATTCAAGTGGAACTCCCAGATTCTCCATATAAATGAGTCATAGCTCAAAAAGCTATTTTCTGGATGACCCAGGACAGAGCAGAGATTGAAATAAAACCCACAaaatttctctttctttttttttttttttttttgcatgattgATTGAACTTGTCTGCTTTGGACTTCGTCTGGCCATCTGGCTCGAGCAAGCACTCACAAAATATTGGAGGGGATTTCAAATATGCTCTGAAGCAGGTCTCCTGTTTTGTTGGTTGTGTGCCCAAATTCCTGTCTGTTCTCAAGTGGCTGGAAGCAATCAGAGAGAAGTTCCAATCTGTCATTCCCGTACTTAAGTAACGACAACCTTGCTTCCCTCTGTCTTTGTGCTGTGAAGGGTCATTTTGTTGTCTTTCTTCAGTATTTCCAGCCTCCTAATCCCTGTCTTGTGACCGATCATATATAAATCTCCTGTTTTTCTggctgttttttcatttcaccgccttctcactccctctcttcatccttaaactcttttttttttcaccctttgtatgtttctctctctctttcctctataGTAACATATTTAAGGGCTCAGCAGTGTGTATGTACAGCATGGCAGACATCAGGAGGGTTTTCCTGGGTCCGTACGCCCACAGAGATGGACCCAACTACCAGTGGGTGCCTTTCCAAGGCCGGGTGCCCTACCCTCGCCCTGGCACTGTGAGTCCTCACATAAATAACTGCCCACAAATGCAGTACAACAAATATGCCCGACACAGCTTTGCATTCTTGACTGGCATTTTCTATGAGAGGTTAATGCAGATCAATCAGACTGTGGCATTTCATGTCTCGTTCTCAGTGTCCCAGTAAGACATTTGGTGGTTTTGACTCAACCAAGGACCTTCCAGATGATGTCATCACCTTTGCCAGGGGACACCCAGCTATGTACAACCCAGTGCACCCAATAGGGGGGCGTCCCATCATGGTGCGGACTGATGTTGACTACCAGTTCTCCCAGCTGGTGGTGGACAGAGTGGAGGCAGAGGACGGACAGTATGATGTCATGTTCATTGGCACAGGTACAAAAATTCAGAAAGTTTGACTGTTTCTGTCTTAACAGTAGATTTTGACAGATTACTGAGATTAGTCACAGctacagaaaacaaactgcacCAGAAACCAACTCcaactttatttaaatgtttacaaattgtattttggattttttttagtgaactcttttaaataaacacatatcaATTAAAAGTTTTTCCTAccagaaaatgctgttttatattAGTATTTTAGAATTCAATGTTATAAACAcgacagaggcaaacagactTTTTACTGTAGCATCTTTATAGTAAAAAGCtcaatcaataaaaaaatcaggAGGCAGCTACAAATCTCTGACTAGAGAATTGAGTCactaataaacaaatatatttatatgtgatCAAAACAGACTTTTCATGGAAACATACTGTATCTGACTGTTGCCTTTCAGATATGGGAACGGTGCTGAAGGTGGTGACAATCCCCAGAGAGACCTGGCATGACCTGGAAGAGGTGGTGCTGGAAGAGATGACTGTCTTTAGGGTATGATGTTGTGTGTTAACAACAATTTATAAAGCTGACATCCTATGAGAATTGTTTATATTAAACTGAGACCTgcagtataaaaatacattactgTCAGAGATGTGTTTTAACAggctctgtttgtgttgtacaggAGCCCACTCGCATTACTGCTATGGAGCTGTCCACCAAGCAGGTAACAATTTGTATTGACACAATAATTTATCCAAAAGTTGTTGACAAGGTTTCAAATCCAaggaaatcaaaaaaaaaaaattaaacttcagGACTTTTAATCAATACCCAAAGACAGATTTCTAATGTGCCTACCTCTTCTTACAAGAACCTTTCCAAGTGAACCCCACAGGAACATTCAGTTTTTATGTCCTTAATGTTTCTTTGGCTCTCACAGCAACAGCTGTACCTTGGCTCAGCCCTGGGCGTATCGCAGATGTCTTTACACCGTTGCGAGGTGTATGGGAAAGCTTGCGCTGAGTGCTGCCTGGCTAGAGACCCTTACTGCGCCTGGGATGGTACCGAATGCTCGAGATATTTTCCCACTGCCAAGAGGTAGGAgcataaacacattaaacactcttttttaacttttatttctcATCAGTGGGTTTGCTGAGCATGCATGCTCCGTTACCAGTATCCTGCCTTTGCGTCGATGCCGTCACATGCAGTCACACATGGGAGATATCAGTACAGCTGGAGTCTACTATTGCATTTGGCTCTAAAAGCTTTGCTCAAAGGCATCTCAACATACAACCCTGTTTCTCTAACCCACGTCCACTGGCCTATTAGCAAGTACAGTGAATccaaatatatacacaatacATGCCAAAAAACCTAAACAAGTAATCTAATAGGAATACAGTCAGTAAgttcacatgcacatgcaggcTTCCAAGAGGTCCAAATCAGAAACCTGGGTTCTCATGCCAGTAACATTTGTTCTGAGTAGTGATCCTGTCACCCCACAGCCAAGAtgtacacacgtacacatgAATATGCATctacacacacgcaaacacactaAATTATAACCAACAGGAGCAGCCTGACCGCTTCACCCTGCAGCCAGGAGGTATGAACATACACACCCTCAAATTACCCTCTGCTGTATCCAGCGGGATCAGGCTGACCACTAcatccctcacacacacacacacacacacacacacacacacttagcaCTACACCCCTGCATCTCACTCATCCAGAACTTCTCACACATAGCAGAAGTAGGCCAGTGGGTATACTCCAGCTTGGCAGGGTTACAGACAAGGTGGCACACCCCGCGGTTAAGGCCAGGACCAACTCCTCTCAGCTCCTGTCTATGCTGCAAATATTTTCTCTCCCAGACACCAGGCACTGCAAGTGCACAGACAGCCAGGAAGACAGGAATGTTAGCCCAGGAAAGGCAGAGAAGAGGGACATGTGAcggaaagagacagaaagatgtgtgtacatgtatggCATGCGTAGGGAAGGGAGGACAGAAGTGGTCATATTTTGAGTGCAGAtatcacacacatgctgacCATTTAGAGAGTTTAAACAGTGGAAGTTAGTCCGTAGAGCCAGGCTATGAAAATGCctcacatttacagtaaaagaTGTGGATGGGCATAGCAGACCTTCATTTTGAGAATACAAAGAGAAGGGTTGTTTTTACAAGGCTGTGCAAGGGCACACCAGCGCTGTATATGTTTCATAATAGTGCCTCATTGGAAGGCAGTGAAGCACACTGGTTCATCGCTTCGCAGGTTTATGTTTCTTACATTCTgccagggtttttttttccttccatgtGATTTAACAGTGGAGTGAAGGTTGAATAAATACCCAGTTCCTATTCATTAAAGTGAAGCTGAGCGTGGAGTAACATTGTGTAACATTACCCCCTAGTGGTTGAAATCAAACAGTACATTGAACAGAACATGATTTCTGCATCTATGAACTGTTTTTTAACGTTTTTTCTTCCCAGGCGAACCAGACGACAGGACATCAGAAACGGAGACCCTCTCTCCCAGTGCTCAGACCTTCAGCATCATGGTACCGTAATGAcgtcacacactcactcctgcactttctcctttttttccacACATCTCAAtcccctttgtgtgtgtgttttggtatgAGCAGATGACATGGACAGCGTAGGAGGCAGCGTAAACGACAGGAGCGTGTTCGGTGTGGAGAACAGCAGTATGTTCCTAGAGTGCAGCCCCAAGTCTCAGAGAGCGCTGATCTACTGGCAGCTGCAGAAGCCCAACGACGATCGCAAGCATGAGGTGTGTATGCGTTGAATTTTGTTCATGACTTAACTCTTGAAAGCACCAGGCACCTCAAATGGCAAATTCCTGCTGGATGACTGTAAAACCCTTACATGCTACTTTGGTCTATCTGTGTCACACTAACTACACCAGTAACTAGCAATAAAACATCATTTGTCTGCCAAGGGCTATACTTTTCCTGCTCTGTGTTATCATGTCATGACTTCTGGCCCCTTTGACCTTTAACTTCAGGGAGAGGGTGGCACCCTTAGGTCATGGATGTTTAAATTGAGCTTTTGaccttgtgatttttttcaaactggGTGTTCAAAGTGTGTTGGTTTAGGTAGATGAACAATCTGGGCTCTACCACCACCAAAGCTTCTAATGTTATGAGTGAGGAACCTGGTCACAGTGTTGAGGTATACAGCAGATACTGTGCACCATGTTCATATTACAAAGTACAAAGTATGTTATTCATGTTTCAATGTTGGTTCACGCTGATTTTTGGACAGCCCTGTGGGGTCTCTTTACCCAGTTATGTTTATATTCAGTGTttatcacaaaaacaacacatggtGTGTGCCCTTAGGGctgaaaaaatgtgtatttctttcATCATAAAACAGTTGCAGAGCTACTTCACACTAAAAACATCACAGGGTGATAAGTTCTATAATTAGACACTGCAGAAACTGTGGTCCACACTGATGGAACTACCCATTCTCTAGTTTCCAACTGACAGTTTTTTcattctctgtgtgtttcagatcaAGGTAGATGACAGAGTGCTTCATACAGATCAGGGACTGCTCATACGCAGTCTAACACAGTCTGACACTGGTGTCTACCACTGCCAGGCTGTCGAACACGGCTTTATCCAGCCTCTGCTACGCCTCAACCTCCAGGTCATCCCCACTCAGAGACTGAGCGACATCCTACCTGGACTTCCCAGTGTCGGAGGCGGAATAGGTCACGCTGCCAAGCACAGGCTGTGGTACCGAGATTTCCTATCTCTTTTGGACCACCCAGACCTCAACAGTGTGGAGGAGTTTTGTGATCAAGTTTGGAAGAAAGAGCGCAAACAGAAGAGGGTGAAGATGCCCAACAGTCAGGGTAAACCTGACAACACTGGAGGTTCTGCATTACGGCCAAAAGCTTTGGCTCCTAATGCTCAGAAGCAGCAAGCCAGTCCACCACAGAGTAGGTCATGGCTTCAGGCTGGAGCTCCACCACTGGAAGGGTCAGCACGCAGCCAGAAGGTTCAACCAAATCTGGGCATGTTGAGTGGCCAGGCACCTAGGAACAACCAGAAGAACCAAAACAACCAGAAGGGGCAGGGCAGCCTGGCTGCTTCTCAAGTCATGGGGGGATCCAGGGCGAGCAGCCAGCATGCAGCCAAGTGGAGACGGATGCAGGAAAATAAGAAGGGACGGAACAGGAGGACCCATGAGCTTCAAAGACCCCCACGTAGTGTTTGAGAGGAAGCACAGAGATGCAGACATGCAACCAgatctacacacacatgcacagacgcacaaatatacacacaaatacattctGCAGATTGTGTATCCAATGTATGTTTCACTGACCTCTCCTCAACAGCAgccagaacaaaaaaataaaaataaaacatcaaacacactTTTAGGTAGAAATACATTAACtgcaaacatgtaaaaacaataaagatcTCAttcaacacacatttacacaaatgaAGATAACCTGTGAAAGGACAAAGATGGATAGAGGACTGAAAAACTGGAATGCATATTGTAAATGTGTGAGGATACGGCTGGTTGCCAGACACTTCAACCTCCTGTACATAAGCTACGAAAATGGGACTGGGATAAAAACATCTAGTGAGGAGTTTGTTGGTAAGCAGATGGCCTTATATGCCAAGAGGACAGTTGCTGAGACATTAATAGATACACAGACATTTATGGAAGCAGAAATGATGCATACACTGCAACCTGCTGCCCTCATTGACCTGAGCATGTGAACTGCAGGATATTGTACATGGAAATGGATTAAAAACTATTTTGGAGAACTGTTTGAGAAGAAAATGAACCTCCCATCTAGTATTTCAAGTCAAGACAGACAACAGCAAAGACGGAAAGAGCAGGGTTGCAGTTCAACCTTGAGGTGTGCACAGCTTGCACCAGTGGCTCTCatgctgtttaaaaacaaatagaagCATTATTACACGCAAAGACTATAAAGTCACGCCACAGTGCAGAGAAAATGCTTTAGATTAACCCTCTCAAACTGAGGCTGGGAAAGCATTGTGCatgttgttgtcatgttttaatAAGCTAGTTATTTTATGAAATTCTAGAGGCTTTTTTACACCCtaaaaaatgttacatgtttcttttatattttctttctttaccaAACCAGTGCTTCTAATTTTGGGGCAGAAATTAGAAGCAACATAGTCGTCTCATTGTGCATTACCACTCCTGTTACCAAGGATTCTGTGTAAGTTATTAAGTTGTTGCTTTTTCTGGGATTTATCAAATCTGGGTATAAATTCCAGTTATGGGCTATGCTAAAAATCCAGTCTGAAATAGACCTCTGCTTGTTTtgtgtacaaaaacaaacttaagtctgtgtatatacagtacatatacagtacaagaACAccactttattatttattgctcATTGTTTTGTGAAAGggttgcatttatttttgatattattgtatttttggcTCATCACTATATTGGAGAAATGATGGCAAAAGCAATTAAGAAAACTTTGATGGACCAAGTGACTGAAATTGTGTCAAGGAATCCCTTTTTTGGGATGTAAGGTTTGAAAAGTACAGGGGTTTGTGTCATTAATCACATTGTTAGATTAATGAGATCCCACCAACGATAAGCACAATTTTGTCTCTTCTGCCTTTCATAACAGAtcatttcattatgttttccTTTCTCCCAATCCACCCCACGTCTTATTCATTATGTGTAAGATAATTCCCCAACTGAAAAACATTAGCTGTGAATCTCTGTAAGAAAATAGTCaagaaaaatgttaaatctAGTCTGAGGAGAAGACATGTTATACTGCATGTGAATGCTACCTACAGTAAGTGCATCTTTTTTATTGTCtctatgtgttttgtgtgagaGGTGACGTTCCCTTAAAACAAGGTGTGAATTACTTTTGTCCTTTTGCCAAAACAGCGATATTATCGACTCATGATACTCTGGCCAAAGCTGTTCGAAACCCAAACTCTTTGATCTTTGATTCAACAGTGGTATCCCCCCTGTCTCCCATGACAAGATTAATGTGTCAATGCAATAAATTAGTGTTCTGTACCAAAACCCAGACCTTTGGTATGTCCCTACTTCGGGTCTCTCCCTCAGAGTTAGAAAAGCAAGAGAGCTGAAACTTAGCGCTGCTGTAACACAGTTCTTTCTGGCATGCATTCAGTTGTCTAAATAAACATCTCCGTTACAAAAAGTCTTTATTCTCATTTCAGTCAAAACAGTCTGCAGGCTGGGTCACTGAGCCACTGTTAACGCGTTTCACCTGTTCTGCTCTAACAAGccaaaatgtttgctgtgaaaacaaagcCTGCTTTGAAGCTCTGAAAAGACTAAGACTTCAATTTATAGTGCTGCAAGAAAAGATTTACCTTTATTGTGATAAAGTCAGAAAAGCTGATATGGATATATTCAAACCTGAGCAAATTaaactaaaacatctgcagGACTAAAGACCACTGAAGGTAAgcaagatttttgtttttcctttcaaatTTGGGTGAACCAACTCTTCACAACAAACCACTACACATCATCAGTTTTACACTTGAGCTTTTCTGGCTGTGATGTGTCAAAAATGTATccagtgaaaaaacaaaacccaagcAAAGCATGTGAACGAGCCCTGAACAGAGAATATGATGATTCCCGTAAAAGGCCACCAGAGGTCACTGTCGTTCAACTGCCGTTGCAGCCTGTTTGTCAAAGCCAATCCAGGCCTTGAGGTGAGGTCTGAGTGCGTGCTTTAACATCTTAACATGTTGTaatatttttgcataaatcCATTGTTTTAACAGTCAGACACAATTATCTCTGAAAGCAACAGTTCCCTACTCGGAGACTGCACACGTGCACTTGTGTGTTGCATGTCAGCTGAAGTGATTAGAGTGGCGTAATCATGTTCCTTTGGCCTCAAGTTTCAGACATGTTATGAATTTGCTGGTcctgttaccatggtgacagTCCTTGAatgtcctgtgtgtttgtgtgcgacTGTCTCAAGTCTTGAAGCTACACGTTTTCAGCTGTAGAAAGGCGATGTTTTGAGTATTATGTTGGAGGGTTTTATCACTGTGCCCTTTCCTTAAGGGGGTTCTTCTGCTGTCTGAAGTGTTTTCCTCTCATATCTGCTCCTCACAGCTACAGTCTATTTCTCTTTGGAACAACAATAACCACCTTCAGCTGCTAAACGCAACATTAATGCTCTCTTGGCAATAGTGAACAGTTTTCAGTTGAACTCATTACTTAAATATTGAAATTATCATGCCttagattttcttcttttcttcataAATGGATGATGCAGTATTTGAGTCATCCCCAGGGGACAATAATTTGAGAAacgtaaataaagattttaCCTGACATTTATAAAATATCATCTTGgctgcactgaaaaataattttgacTCTGCTCTGACTGCAAAcctcttttatgtttttattgacacTGATGAACTTTTCagattcagtttttaaatttttacttCCATAAGATTGAAGCTACTAGTTTGCATTTCAATCAAATCACACAGATTTTCATTTGACCAGTGACAGGAATTTTCTGAACTAGATTTTTTCTCATAATACCCTGATCTGAGGACCcattatttatatttcactgtttatagtatgtctgtgtgtgtgtgtgtccaaagaTCCTCACAACTCTTGAACTTAGGCTCTAGTAAGAAGCTCTGACTCATTCCTTCTTGCCCAGCATCAAACCCAAGGTATTAGGGGAAATCAAGTCTGTGGGCAAGGAGAAAGGAGATATAGGTCAAAGGCAGGACAACACAACAGCAGGCTGTTAGACTTCCTGCTAGCCAAGTAAACTGCTGTGAAAAGCACCATCTGGATGGCACGTGTAGTCTTTGTATGCATCGTACAGCATTCAGCTGTAGGTAATATATATTAATGCACTATTCTTCAGGTGATCCTATAATTAGGAACCTTGCAGATGagtggcagctgctgcagaaactaTGGCAACCGGGGAGGGATCTTATACAGAGCAGCTCTTTGTGAtgataaattacattttccatTAAGACTGAACCCCCCTGTGTTCTCCAGGTGTAGCTTGCTTTTCTTACCTTCTCACTGACAACACGTACCACACAGATACTCTAAGAACATATACTATATGCAATCATAAATTTGTGTTCAACTGAGATATGCAGTGTCACATTACGGCTGTGAATCAAGATGTACTACATAGAGGTTTCACTACATTAAAGGGGTGTTACAGTGATTTAGCATTGTACTTACACTCAGATGGACAACTGGCAAAAACCACATTACAAAAAATTGTTAAAATTGTTTAGAACTCAACTTTTAGGCCCTAGGATATGCCAAGGTCCAAAATATTGAATTACATCATACAATTCCCATAATGCTGTTATACTTCCTGTGCATAAATTCCTTGGggttacagtaaatatacagtgCCCTCTGGGAGTGCTgtttcactgtctgtcactAGGAAGCCATGATTTATGGCTGCAGTCCCACCTCCTCAACACCAAGCTACAAGGCTGGGAGTCACAAACATCTTACATGGCTGCACAGGCAGGCACATATCTAGGGACAGGCATAAACTGACTCACGCACATTGGATTAATCACATACACTCTCCATTCACTGGTTGCTTGGGATTGGTGACCTGATCAATAACctgttcctgtctgtctctggaAAGCAAAATGATTCATGCCAAACTGTGAGCTTAAATTCACAGACTTGGTGTAGTTAGCTTGGAGTTGGCTGgagttttttatattttctcctTGTTGGCTTTTTAATGTGAATATGCTTCtgcatttgtatgtatgtttgaaTTTGCCCTGAGTATGTGTGACTCACCTGTGTTTAGTAAATCTAAACTAAAGGGACTTAGCCCCTTGTTGCAAAGTGCTGTCACCGGCTATGACGCTACCTTGACAACAGGTGTGTTGTTAATGATTCATGAACTGCAGGGGTGTGTATAACTAGACTAATATTCAAAAACATTGACACAATCTCATCTCTGACTTTCTAAAATGAGCATTTCTTCTTTAAAGTATTACTTCCCGTCCTCTTGCTCTACTGATGAATCAGCCCATTAGAGGTTTGTGCAGAATTAGTTAAGATGTCAGCTGCTGTCACTTCACGGAGGATAAATGTGGAATGTGAAATGAGAGTGGAGGGTGAGGagagtacaaaaaaaaaaacctgtctcAGTGGAGATCGTAAGAtcatttagcttagcttaacacAACTTTTATATGGAAGAAACAGCTAACCCTAAACCTTAACTACTCAGTCTAGATCCCTAACCTCAACAACTCGCTCTTCTCCATTCAACTTACCCTACTCTGCACGTTTCCCAAAAATCACCATGGTAACCCGATAGATTCAATTAACCAGTACCAATGCTTTTACCTAACGTTAACCACTCGACCTGGATACCTAACCCCAATTGTTATTTCATTAGAAATCAGAAACCTTCAATCAATGCTTGAAAATCTAACTCCGTCAACCCAATTTGGCCACTTATATTTCATAGTCTTATAGTACTTGAGGGAAATTATTCAGCTTGGAACAGGGGTGACATATAGCCCATGGCATCTGAAGGACATGCATCATTCCATGCCTTGCCTTTGGCTCTCCACTCCACACCACACCATTGGGATACACATCAAATTGGATTCATACCCCTAAACCTCACTCTGCCCTCTAATCCTGACCCTATCCCTTAACCCAACCTGCCTTAACCTGCCTTACCCTGGCTCACTCACAATGTACAAAATCCACTTACTAGTATTTCAAAAActcactaaataaaatattaaatgttgtttgttcATTCCATATAAATGACAAGTTTTAATGGGGCATTTGTAAATATGACAATTTCTCAGAGCAGTGACGTCACGGCGTCTCTGCTGATTGtcaagaaataataaaaaccttattAAACAGCATGATATAAGATTTTACTTACTAATGTTTACAAATTAATTTTGGGCATAGACAAACTAGCCTTCTCccactgtttccagtctttatgttaaGCTAATTGCCTGCTAGCAGACATCAGAGAGTGGTATTGATCCATtcatctaactcttggcaagaaagtcAATAAGTGTATTTCGACCACTATTAATCCATAAATTTACACTGAAGTTAATGGCCATTCACGAAGACCTTCTGCCATTTTAAACCACAACTTCAGGCTGTGggctgtgttttcatttctgccCGCAGCCAGTGTGGAAtacacaggggaaaaaaaacttggTAATTAGCAAGAGCAGCCTCTGCTGAGcagacaataaaaatgaatgctGTACAAACATCCAGGTGCTGCAGTCAGGGTGCTGCAAAA harbors:
- the sema3aa gene encoding semaphorin-3aa isoform X2, translating into MDYLFGIVVLLCGVVQPGRGVEPKHNVPRLKLSYKEMLESSNLITFNGLANSSSYDTFLLDEERGRLLVGAEDHIFSFDLVNINRDNKQIAWPATPSKRDECKWAGKDLGKECSNFVRVLQPYNLTHLYICGTGAFHPICAYLEMGKRAEDNIFRLASHFENGRGKSPYDPKMLSASLLIDGELYSGTSADFMGRDFAIFRTLGDHHPIRTEQHDSRWLNDPRFVGVHLIPESDNPEDDKLFLFFKENAMDGEHTGKATIARIAQLCKNDMGGHRSLVNKWTTFLKARLICSVPGVNGIDTHFDELQDVFLMSSKDPKNPVIYAVFTTSSNIFKGSAVCMYSMADIRRVFLGPYAHRDGPNYQWVPFQGRVPYPRPGTCPSKTFGGFDSTKDLPDDVITFARGHPAMYNPVHPIGGRPIMVRTDVDYQFSQLVVDRVEAEDGQYDVMFIGTDMGTVLKVVTIPRETWHDLEEVVLEEMTVFREPTRITAMELSTKQQQLYLGSALGVSQMSLHRCEVYGKACAECCLARDPYCAWDGTECSRYFPTAKRRTRRQDIRNGDPLSQCSDLQHHDDMDSVGGSVNDRSVFGVENSSMFLECSPKSQRALIYWQLQKPNDDRKHEIKVDDRVLHTDQGLLIRSLTQSDTGVYHCQAVEHGFIQPLLRLNLQVIPTQRLSDILPGLPSVGGGIGHAAKHRLWYRDFLSLLDHPDLNSVEEFCDQVWKKERKQKRVKMPNSQGKPDNTGGSALRPKALAPNAQKQQASPPQSRSWLQAGAPPLEGSARSQKVQPNLGMLSGQAPRNNQKNQNNQKGQGSLAASQVMGGSRASSQHAAKWRRMQENKKGRNRRTHELQRPPRSV
- the sema3aa gene encoding semaphorin-3aa isoform X3 encodes the protein MLESSNLITFNGLANSSSYDTFLLDEERGRLLVGAEDHIFSFDLVNINRDNKQIAWPATPSKRDECKWAGKDLGKECSNFVRVLQPYNLTHLYICGTGAFHPICAYLEMGKRAEDNIFRLASHFENGRGKSPYDPKMLSASLLIDGELYSGTSADFMGRDFAIFRTLGDHHPIRTEQHDSRWLNDPRFVGVHLIPESDNPEDDKLFLFFKENAMDGEHTGKATIARIAQLCKNDMGGHRSLVNKWTTFLKARLICSVPGVNGIDTHFDELQDVFLMSSKDPKNPVIYAVFTTSSNIFKGSAVCMYSMADIRRVFLGPYAHRDGPNYQWVPFQGRVPYPRPGTCPSKTFGGFDSTKDLPDDVITFARGHPAMYNPVHPIGGRPIMVRTDVDYQFSQLVVDRVEAEDGQYDVMFIGTDMGTVLKVVTIPRETWHDLEEVVLEEMTVFREPTRITAMELSTKQQQLYLGSALGVSQMSLHRCEVYGKACAECCLARDPYCAWDGTECSRYFPTAKRRTRRQDIRNGDPLSQCSDLQHHDDMDSVGGSVNDRSVFGVENSSMFLECSPKSQRALIYWQLQKPNDDRKHEIKVDDRVLHTDQGLLIRSLTQSDTGVYHCQAVEHGFIQPLLRLNLQVIPTQRLSDILPGLPSVGGGIGHAAKHRLWYRDFLSLLDHPDLNSVEEFCDQVWKKERKQKRVKMPNSQGKPDNTGGSALRPKALAPNAQKQQASPPQSRSWLQAGAPPLEGSARSQKVQPNLGMLSGQAPRNNQKNQNNQKGQGSLAASQVMGGSRASSQHAAKWRRMQENKKGRNRRTHELQRPPRSV
- the sema3aa gene encoding semaphorin-3aa isoform X1, yielding MARPPAVCGHSASGKLLTAAQASVFSRFQSVAIPAFLFLSTLLVYPHCHILCLCSPSLSCPIKEEQECRAVMRKSYEIQHRPGIQIPCGLGCEMLESSNLITFNGLANSSSYDTFLLDEERGRLLVGAEDHIFSFDLVNINRDNKQIAWPATPSKRDECKWAGKDLGKECSNFVRVLQPYNLTHLYICGTGAFHPICAYLEMGKRAEDNIFRLASHFENGRGKSPYDPKMLSASLLIDGELYSGTSADFMGRDFAIFRTLGDHHPIRTEQHDSRWLNDPRFVGVHLIPESDNPEDDKLFLFFKENAMDGEHTGKATIARIAQLCKNDMGGHRSLVNKWTTFLKARLICSVPGVNGIDTHFDELQDVFLMSSKDPKNPVIYAVFTTSSNIFKGSAVCMYSMADIRRVFLGPYAHRDGPNYQWVPFQGRVPYPRPGTCPSKTFGGFDSTKDLPDDVITFARGHPAMYNPVHPIGGRPIMVRTDVDYQFSQLVVDRVEAEDGQYDVMFIGTDMGTVLKVVTIPRETWHDLEEVVLEEMTVFREPTRITAMELSTKQQQLYLGSALGVSQMSLHRCEVYGKACAECCLARDPYCAWDGTECSRYFPTAKRRTRRQDIRNGDPLSQCSDLQHHDDMDSVGGSVNDRSVFGVENSSMFLECSPKSQRALIYWQLQKPNDDRKHEIKVDDRVLHTDQGLLIRSLTQSDTGVYHCQAVEHGFIQPLLRLNLQVIPTQRLSDILPGLPSVGGGIGHAAKHRLWYRDFLSLLDHPDLNSVEEFCDQVWKKERKQKRVKMPNSQGKPDNTGGSALRPKALAPNAQKQQASPPQSRSWLQAGAPPLEGSARSQKVQPNLGMLSGQAPRNNQKNQNNQKGQGSLAASQVMGGSRASSQHAAKWRRMQENKKGRNRRTHELQRPPRSV